The Cardiocondyla obscurior isolate alpha-2009 linkage group LG26, Cobs3.1, whole genome shotgun sequence genome includes the window ctgatataaattaaaatgaagcTCTACGCACAGTAAAGAACTTATTAggaaatattcaatataagaaagaaatgcttcaaattatttcacttaagtaaaaagaattcaattacTTTCAGTCTTAatcataatataaaaatgtatttctctctctcattctgaaataaataatcccATAAAGTTACTCTTcctaatattttctttacaatgtACTAGATTTCATTTGATACAactctaataaaaatatattaattaaattacttaaatctAAAACAGAATACAGATTCTTTGGTAACATTCTAAAGACAACTCTGTTCgtgtaataaagtttaatattagTTTCGGACGTTAGATTTTTCTGGTACTCAACCTGGAGCTAGGACCAGGGCTAGAACTAGAGCTAGAGCTTGAATTAGAGCTAGAGCTAGAGCTTGAATTAGAGCTAGAGCTAGAGCTACAGCTGCAGCTGCAGCTAGAACTAGAGTTAGAGCTGGTATCGGACCGTGACGACGGACTAGAACTCGACTCGCTTAGTAACGGTTGGCGCAGGTTTCTCCCGATATCGAACTTGAACGACCACGGCGTTTTTGTCTCGCGTCGCGACGGTGAGTGTAAAACGCTCGCCCCGCTGTCGGAGTCGCTCGCGCTCAGCGTCGTTGTCGTAAACCATTTCACCTTGCACGCCTGATCCGACTCGGGTAGGTCGTAGCTGATGGTCCGCACTCCGTACATGTCGCTAATGATCCGCCTGGGTCCGGCGGGCACCCGAGTAACGCGCGTTCTCCTCTGCTTGACCAATTGGCTCTCGAGTTTGATCCGCTTCAGGCGCGGGACACCATACAACACACTTCCGCACCGCGTGCTGGAAAGACGGGCGTTTTCTTTCATCAGCGGGGAACTGAATATCCGGCTGGATCCCTCGGTGTCCACAGTGTCCTTCCCCACGAAAAGCTCGGTCTCGAGGAAGTTTGCGGCGTACAACGGCGAACCTGCCGCATCTTCCGCGTCGTTGTTCTCGTCACCCGTCCGCTGCCACTCCTCCCGTCGCTCGTCCGCGCGCTCGTCGACCGAGCTGTTCGTATTATTCGCATCGAGGGTCTCGCCTATCTCGGGCGCGTTGTAATACCGCTTGATAACGTCCGATATGCCGATCAGCGATTTGGCGAGATCTCCATGTCTGAGACCGCGTTCCGAGGTATTTTCCTTTTCGTCATCCGACACTGTCATCAGTTCCAAGTCGGTTGTCGATTCCAAAACGTTATCCGCGTAGTTTACCTGCTGATAAAAATTTCCGAAACGATTACTTTCAAGCTCACATAATAATCCGAAGCTTTTTACGGTCGCGagatgtaaattaaaaaaaaactgtagaAGCATAATCTcaggtcttttttttttttctctctctctctctctctctctctctctctctctctctctctcaaaatgtaattaactCACCCTTTTGATCGAGACAAATGGCAAGTCTATGAAGCGCGAGACGGGTCTGCACCACGTGCTGCAACCGCTGCGCGTGTTGTAGTAGTACGTGCGGTCCGGAAAGCTCTTTGATCGGCACTGAATCCAACCATAATTTTCCTCGAAGTCGCCAAATTCGCGCACGCGACACGCCCGCGAGCTCACCGTGACACTATCACCGCAGCTCGTCGTATCGTTATCGCTGATGTTGCTGCCGTtgccgctgctgctgctgctgtagACGATGTAGTCGCCATCGTTCGCAGGATACTCGTCATCGTCGGTATCGAAATCGGTGACTGACTCGAGGGAATGCATCCCAACACCACGTATAATACTAACTAATCGGTTTCATCGCCGGTACTGTGCGACAAGAAATTTCTCGGGTCGAAAGACTCGAAAGCGAGCGTAGACAAAAACAAAACACATCCGGGCAAACGCACGCTCCCACCCACACAATACAACACAACACAACACGCACACGTCAATCACTGATATTTGTGGTATCGTTACAATCGGTCGCGGACTAAAAAGCCGAAGTTTGCGGAGAGGAaggtttctcttttttttttgtttttttatcgttttacgATAATGGGATTCAATATTGTCTAGTATATTAACGCAACGAACATCAAACTCGCGTGTGCAAGATAAAAGCTCGGGAACGAGACAGATTATCTGAACGAGCGAATTCTAATCGTAATTCTGAATCTTCTATATGGTCTTCAGTCTAACGAGCTCTTTGATAAAtgtttacttaaaataaaaaaaaaaaaaaaaaaaaaaaaaacacttaatagcaattttttctatataaCTTTTTGACGCTGTATTTCTTTCGAACAGCGTATactcgatatttatttcatcgCGCAGAACTGtccgtttaataataatcgtttaCAGCTCAGTAATTGCATGCGTTGGTCAGGTTTATCGCACCATACGCGCTCGCATTCTTTTGTCTGTTTTTTTCCCGAATCCTCGAAAAAACCTTCCAGAGCTTTGTGAAACCTATAAAACAGGTCAGGAGGACCGACTGACCGAGAACcatcgactttttttttacgcatttttttttttttccggaagAAACGTAGGGAGAATACGTAATGCAATATGAACGACGTGCATCCCGATACACGGCTTATTATTCGCGACCGTGCGTGcatagtttttattattcgcgacgTATCCCGTGAGTGCTCCCGCGAGTCCTGGTTCCCGCCTCGTTCTACATcttcttccctttctttcACAATAGCTGCTTTTCCCTGAAATTCTTAATCCCAGTTTAGAATATGTAATGAAGACGCAGCTGCCACGTTATTTGATATATGCGCGCGGTATTCTACGATCCACTTTTCAAACTTTTAGGCCGCTTAATTACATCTattcacattatttttttacgtagtGCGGTGTTTTCTAGAAGTTCTAAACTTTGactagataattttttaaggtTTCTTGCAAAAggtgattaattatttcaaaattattcgttttttaaataagaaaaaataaatattgtacgattttagaattaatattacgcTTTTAAAGATATGCAAACGTGCTCCGACTTTAACTCTGATTCATGTAATGACaatgaaaatgaaagaaagaaaaaaaaaaaaatcgaattatTCTCGGTGTTTGCTGACGCGAAATGCAGTCCTCCGCACCCACCTACTGCGCGTGACAGAAAATCCTTGACAGCTTCGCGCAATGATTTCGCTCGAACTAAAGGTCGTGCCACGTGATTTATGAACATCACAAAACCGTTCTGTTTCTTCGCTTCATTATTACGCGTTTACACGTGGCGGCCTTGTTTAAATGTAATACGGGCGCACGGAAAAGTCCGTTCGCCTATTGACCTTTCCCTCCGTGATCGCCGCCCTTACAAAACCTTCACCCGTGATGCTCTTTTTACGGAAGAGCCCTATCGTaaacttgttaaaaatttcttcCCATTGTAGGTCCAGCGCGACGTATAAAACTTTAGGCTTAATAACATCTTGGATAGGCTTTTTACAGATGTAGAATTTTTCGGAAACTTggagggaataaaaaaaaatgtgcccCGTGTCTAATGTtgacagaaatttttttttttttgccttcgAATTGCACCTTGTCTTCTCATGGATGTAGAAAAATTCGGTGAGAGAGCACGGCGGCGGCCGGGGATTCGCATGGGAGGGTCACaggaacgataaaaaaaaaaagaaaaaaaaatgaagaagggATGGCCAGTTGAATTTAACGTGAAGGATCCTGTAACTCGAGAACATCTCGGACCTTTGATCGCGGGGGCGGGAgacttggttttttttttatccgtcaGTTCGCTTTTAGATCGTGCGCGGCTGCGCGGATATGAAGTTTCCTCATTCTTCTCGTCTCTTTTGCCGAACGATCATATTTGAGTGGCCGCCGATTTTACGACCGCGCCGCGTACCGAGGACAGGGTCTTGACGTGAGGCTAAAAATAGACGTCAAGGCGATATAATGTACGATCGAATAAGATCGACCCCGATCACTTCGCCCCCGTTATGACGTGCAACGCGGGTGAGGTATGAAAGAAATTCGAGTGGGGAAAAGTAATATCGCGGAATCAGCTTGGAAGCGTGGCGGAAAAGTCTCGTTGCGGAATATACATAGATCGTTGTCAGGTATCACGCTGAAATACGCTTGTAACTAGAAACACGTCTCGCTTATACCGAAACGGAAACACGTTCGATcattaaaatagtattttgTTAACAAACGTTGAAAGTCAGGGTAAAAACGTTAAACTCGACGAAGTCGCTTTTACGTATAACCTTTGACATTCCGTGCAGGGGAAACGTACGCgctttacattattaatatttgagaGTGCACTTAGGATTTCAAGCGGTGAGCGCGCGGCGCGTCTTTTCCAAGTTATATCTTCAATAAGGACAGGGCAATAGGCTGCATTTTCGTATTTGCCGGCTAAACGCGGATCATTTTGTTCTCTTGCGCGATAAGGAACGTGGAGTAGGAAGTACCGGACACGATAAGAGATACCACAAACGTGCGCGAAACAATTTCTTGCCCCCTTCGTGTCGCTAGTCGAGGGGTTTCCCCCCTTGCGATCGTTCACGCCTGAGTTGTCCCTTCGTCGCGCTATCAGCCCCGCGCGTCGTTCGCGTCCCGCGTTCGTGGAATCCGTCGTAAGGAAATGTAAAAGGAAATGTAAAAGGCCGATCGCCGGAGAGTTTGTAGTTTAAAAGGATctgcgtgcacgcgcgcggtCGAGCGAGCACGGCGGATGACGACGGTGACTACAACAGCGATGACGGAAGGGTGGCGGCGGGAGGCGGGAAAAACGTAGAAATGCAAGAGGAGGAGAAAGATGACGAGAGGGCCGTCGAAGCGAGAGGTTCGCGCGCCGGTGGTGACGGTGGCGAACGATGATGATGGCCGATGGTGGTGGTTTGGACCGTTAGTTGGCCCCGGCGGGAGCGTTGTCCGGGCACAGTGCGCGTTACTATTCCCCGTCCTCTCTTCGCCATTCCTCCTCCTCCGGCGCCATATCTTTTCTTAAACGACGTGTGCTCTCCCTTTCTCCGTctattctctcttttctctctgtaCCTCTCGGTCAAGCTCCCGCGTTCATTCCACCGTGGACTTCCCCGGTGCCGGGCGACCCTTCCGCGCCCGCATCGGTTAACCAACATGGCGGTGAATCCGGTCCCTGCCTTCcttcgtcgccgccgccgctggcACGGCGAGGGAACGCGCGGCAAAAAGGCGCATCGCGAGGAATTCGCGTTCTGCGCGCTTGAATCCGAGCTATTCCCTGCATCGTTCGGTACCAAATTTTTCCCGAAAAATCATCCTCGAAAGAAAGACGTTCAGGTTCTCCCGTCCACTCTCCATTGACTCGAATCGGGGTATAGCTGATTGTTAATTCGCCCCCTTCCTCTTCCGAACATGGAGCCGCGTATTGGAAAAATTACATTGACCGAGCTTCACAGGAGCTGCTAGGAATATTATGTCATTTCTGTATACTAAtcggttttttatttttatttaattataagaaacaaatttatacatataagataGCTCTACGGTTAATTggtattaaatttgttaataataaaaaataattgttacattGTTTACAATATAactacattataaaatttaatcaaggTTTTATGAATAATGATTTTTATGAACTCTGTTAAAATAACGCTTTGCCTATAAAATTCAAGATTTCTAAAGAATACTGACCATATTGTACCCCAGTCGTTGTAACGCATTAGACATTAGACGAGATATTTTTACCGTTATTGCAATGTCTGCGGAAGGAAAGggttaagatttttattactcaTTTCTAGCAGGTCACGAAATTCGTCTTTAAAGGAAAACAGGGTCGCTGTAACAAATGTTGccataaaaattcaattctttTAGAGGGCACACGGGATCGTTGTTAGGccattttttaacactttacGTGAACGCTTTCGtagtcgaaataaaaatttaacgtatGTAAATTAACTCAACGAAACTCCAACTACTTTCGTCAATTTCAATGCTCGCAGTTAGTTTTAgaagtaacttttttttttcagtagcacaaatttaattgttttattcacCAAGTATCAGTTGTCTTTATAATATCCTAGCTTGTGCAACGCTTCTGTTCTGTCCAAGGGTGCTCGCAAAGATAGATGTAGTTCGAACACCATCACGTGATAAATATGATTTCACCAGAAACGCGTAACGTGCGGTTATCGAGACTGTCGACGAAACGACATTGTTAAAGGAACTGAGTGCCGACTTGATCGCTGGGCCAGTGGGTCCCCTCGTCTGCTTCTCCGCGAGGATAACAGTTCACGGGTGTACCGTTTGCGCTAACGTTATCCGCGCCGTTTTAATATCGTATCTTCAACTTCGTCATGATGATCGAAAGTAAGAAAGTGAATACCTGAGTGGGTGAACGCGGCCAAGTTACGCGCGTACGAAAATAATCGGGGTTCAGAGATGCCGCGAATGCGCCGCACGACAAAATGCTTCGTAACTGCACGTCGCGTACTACGGCGAACGACATAGTTATCaaacgatagaaaaataaaattgcacttgcactttaaaaaaaaaaaatatatatatatattgtaaatatccATAAAAGACGCTTGAAAAAGTTATCTTTATCGCGCTAAAgatttttctatctttcgcCGGATTAAGTACAAGATTATCTTTTCACGCACGTACAGTTTTATAGCCGTGAGTCTAAACGACGACGAATTATCCTACAAGGaaaataacgaaaagaaaaaaaaaaaaaatcttgggCTACTAATGGCCGCGTTAAACTGTTAGAACGACTGGCCAGATAACGATCGCAGAAACGCACTACGCGGAATAATCTCCGCCGCGGCTCGCTCGTGCGTTGAACCTTGCGGCGTGGCCTTGTTAAAGAAACAGCTAACGGGGACAGCCACGACACCCGAGATCGCGATGCCGATATAGCGATCCGATTCAAATGTACACCGCGCCCTTGACACGTGCGCAAATAGCGAACGGTGACAACTCGAGCCGAGTTTTGATCGCAATTGGATAAATACGTCGCGAAATAAGACGGTCTCCTTACCTTGACCCTTCATCACGCGCTTATCTCGCTCGATACGAAACGCCTCTGATTTAAAATTCCGAGTATTTGAAATTCCATTAGACGTCTTCGTCGgcaaagttttaaaaaaaaaaattttgcaggCAGCAAGAAATCTCGTTCtccatttatttttgcaaactACATTTGTCGTATCGTGAAATACCTTTCGGTCAAGCGGCACACAAATTCTTGACGGCGAAACGAGTAGAAAACGTTCTCGGAATGGATCGAAAAGATGCGCGTTTTCGCTCGATAGGTATGAAAGTATAGAGTCATTACAGTGACTATTTAAATGACCctaaaagatttaaaagatgGCTTTAAATTAACAGACGGGTTCTTCTAGTTGATCAGAAAGCTTCTAATAGTGCGCGAGTAGCTAAAAGATTAATGACTCGATGCGTTTTCACGAAGGACCGGCGTCGGTTCTTTTGCCGGTATCGCGCGCGGATATCAGACTCGCCAGTTACAATAGATCAGTTACGAATCGTGCGGGTCAGCTATCTTGTAAGCGCCGGTGGAAGGCTCCTCGTTATTCGAGTGATACACAAGCTCGGCAAAAGCGCCGGGAGGCGCATCTTCGAGGCGCCGACGAAAGTAGGATCGCGCTCGATTTTCACTCTCCGTGTTTTCGATTACATAAGTAGCCGTTGAACGCGAAGACGCGGCTCTTACGGTTTAATAAAACAGTTATGCTCGCGCTTACGCGTGCCGCGCGCAGTTCGGCTCCTGCCGCGGAACGAAGAGCAACGTCTTATCAGCGAATGAATTGATAATCTCGAGTGACGTAGCGATTTACCTTTGGGCACTCTCTCGTTAACACTTAACGATTTAGCATAACGATCGCGTTCGACAAGGCTTTACATTCCAGCGGCGACGAGCCAGGGGGGGAGGGTGgatataattaagtaaatttaagTACAAaccgattaaaataatcagagctcgagagaaaatttaatcgcggTAGTTATATAAtgtcgttttaaaaaataaaggaataataagaataatgtaGATTTTATTGTTGCTACCGTTCAGAACGGTCATACGATATTGCGGGATAAAACGATGCGCTCGTACTAGAATGTAACTCGTCACCTGCAGAAAGCCTTTTTCAGAGGCCACAACTAAGGCCGCTAAACGGTGGACACTTTCGCTCATCATGTCCTTGGGAAGGTTGAACGCATCTGCTGATCCGAGGGATTACCTTACAGTATGCGTAACGCGCGGTGCGACACGATACGTTCCGTTAGAACGATCCTACTGACTCAATTTGCCGCCCGCTGGATCAGCAAGTGCAGTCGGATCGAGACGAGGCCTCGGTTGCATTAACGTTCGTAAGAATctgagaacgagagaaagaaatagggTTCGATCAAGCCTTTCACGTGGCCCTCGTTATACtctgatgaaataaaattatagtaatctgatgataatgataaaaaaaaaatatgaaatgcACAGTAGCgtgaaaaaagagaagacatttttctttcaaaatcaaagtttattttcaaaaattatttttcgtacaGTACAGAAAAGAACAAATGCGCgcgatcaaaattaaattacgcgaaCGTATCTGCGAGTTTCTAGTTTCAATACAATTGATTATCACCAGGTATAAACGCCgcttaaaaaatgatatttttgaaatatccTTTGCCTCGGTTAGACGCTTTAGTCGACGTAATTCCTCCGCACTTGACGAAACAATAAAAGACGTCCTTTTCGAGAACCGATTACTTGAGAACCGGGAACAAAGAAGTCGGAAGCCCGTGTTCTTTCTTCAACGGAAAGAGGCTGCCTCGCCCAAGTAGGCGTGATGCCTCGGCTCTTCGGCATGAAAGGATCGCCGGGATTCTTTCTAAACGAACGATCGCCGGTTTGCCGTGCAAATACTCGACTCATGCACCACACAAGTACGCACACACACATGCGAGCGCGCGCTTACATGGGCCACCTATCGCGCCTATCCCTAGCGCGCCTTGTCCGTGAGCGTCTAACGGTGTCCCGGGTTTGAACATTCGGCTATTAGCTAACCCCAGCTTGCGCAATTACGGTTGCGCAACGCGGCAACATAATCCGTAAAAGTGTTACAGCAACGGAATAAATGCCTCCTTCGTGTCTCCCCCTCTCTGGCCCTTCATCTCGTTCCGCCGCTCCTTCTTCATCGCGATGCCTTTTTCGGTCCCTCTACCGCCGCGTCGTTTTCTTGGCCGTCGAGGAGCAACCCGACGAGCGAGACGGAAAAAGACGGATTGCTCTCAAACTCTCACCACAGCCTTGACCCACTGAACCCCGGCTATCACAATTCTCGATCTCGTcgaatctttttctttcgcgagacGGCGGCTCGCGAAATGGAAATTTCCGACTGCCCGTCGTAGATTTTGAAAATCAATGGCTTCCTGAGATAGATATCGGGCGTGTCCGAAGGTGAAAATGCCGAGAATGATTTTCTATCAAGCTTTACGCAGTCTgcaacatttttctttttcgttgtTATTTTTATGGTAATGCATTTGTACATATGCACACGTAAACCTGTGCGCGCGAAACACGCGTGACAGAGAACGATTTATCGCTTTAATTGTGTTCGTTTACTTTTTCCGCGTCGTGACGAGACTCGCTACGATGCTGTGAGACACGGTGAAAATTGTATTACCGATATTATCTAACGATGGAAAGTAGCGCAAGGCCGCTTTCTTCTTACTCAACCGACTATTACACCTGAACGCTGTAACACGCCGGCgagctctttctcttttcgaaCCGTCGTCCGTCCACGGAAGCGAGAAATTAATGCGACCGTCAAAGAATCGTCCCTAccgaggaaaagaaacggaaaagTGCGTTTCACTCTCGAATATCATCTTGAAGTCGCAGGGGATTAATCTTTTAGAAATCTTTTCGGCACGTTGTTTCCGGCGACACGTTGAAATGTCGCTGGATCGCGTCAATGTTTTTTTACTTGCGCTTGCATGTAGAATCTCATTTTATATTCGCGcgacgattaaaattacgtattataaatatccCGGCTTAATCGCGCGAAccggatttttcttttcgcgcgtTAAAGAAACACGACGCGAGCAAATATCTTCGCAGCGCGGCGCGTGCGCTTTCGTATTCCGCTGTACGTATTGcgaagtttaaaattaaatcacgtAGTCAAGgccttaattaattattaatgcataAAGAAGTTACCGCGAGCGGCGTACCCCAGTTCGCGAAGCGTTAAGGTCTCGcgattatttaacgttaaattttcCAACGATTGCTGGCCCGGTCGCGAAAGTACGAGCGATTCCGCGGTATTAATCCTGATTTTCGGGAGCTCGAAGAGGTTGAAAATGTATGCGCCGGGATGCGTGATGCTTGTTATTACACGTGTCTCGTCCGCGGTAACGGGATAAGCAACCAAACTGACCGGCCTACTTACGCACGGACGTTCACGTACATTGAGCCGAGTCTGTCCCGAGAATCGCCTGAAGATCCGAGACGCATGACCAATACGCACGTAATCCGAACAATATATTGCTGAATATTCGTGCAATTATAATACGAGATCGCGATAGGCTACTCGCGACATCAACCGTTCTCGGAGTGATAAAATTGCATCggatacattaaataaattttaatttatctctaTTTCCTCGACTAACGTCGTATACTAgatgtaattaaatcaataagAATTATACTTGTTATCTTTACTCGTgccaataaatttataattatttatcgggTTATAAATACAGgtatttgagaaaaataatgaaaaatattgctCGTTTATCATGAAATAACAGCA containing:
- the LOC139111990 gene encoding histone H3.v1-like isoform X2, whose translation is MHSLESVTDFDTDDDEYPANDGDYIVYSSSSSGNGSNISDNDTTSCGDSVTVSSRACRVREFGDFEENYGWIQCRSKSFPDRTYYYNTRSGCSTWCRPVSRFIDLPFVSIKRVNYADNVLESTTDLELMTVSDDEKENTSERGLRHGDLAKSLIGISDVIKRYYNAPEIGETLDANNTNSSVDERADERREEWQRTGDENNDAEDAAGSPLYAANFLETELFVGKDTVDTEGSSRIFSSPLMKENARLSSTRCGSVLYGVPRLKRIKLESQLVKQRRTRVTRVPAGPRRIISDMYGVRTISYDLPESDQACKVKWFTTTTLSASDSDSGASVLHSPSRRETKTPWSFKFDIGRNLRQPLLSESSSSPSSRSDTSSNSSSSCSCSCSSSSSSNSSSSSSSNSSSSSSSSPGPSSRLSTRKI
- the LOC139111990 gene encoding histone H3.v1-like isoform X1, whose product is MHSLESVTDFDTDDDEYPANDGDYIVYSSSSSGNGSNISDNDTTSCGDSVTVSSRACRVREFGDFEENYGWIQCRSKSFPDRTYYYNTRSGCSTWCRPVSRFIDLPFVSIKRQVNYADNVLESTTDLELMTVSDDEKENTSERGLRHGDLAKSLIGISDVIKRYYNAPEIGETLDANNTNSSVDERADERREEWQRTGDENNDAEDAAGSPLYAANFLETELFVGKDTVDTEGSSRIFSSPLMKENARLSSTRCGSVLYGVPRLKRIKLESQLVKQRRTRVTRVPAGPRRIISDMYGVRTISYDLPESDQACKVKWFTTTTLSASDSDSGASVLHSPSRRETKTPWSFKFDIGRNLRQPLLSESSSSPSSRSDTSSNSSSSCSCSCSSSSSSNSSSSSSSNSSSSSSSSPGPSSRLSTRKI